The following are encoded together in the Elusimicrobiota bacterium genome:
- a CDS encoding ATP-binding protein — protein sequence MVKNRYLTAPVAEDLKAKMVFLGGPRQVGKTTLAKALVGEFFNDTAYFNWDNRQDRRQIMAAQWPGPAELIILDEMHKFKGWKSFLKGQYDVFQERYRFLVTGSARMEIYRRGGDSLQGRYHHYRLHPFSLAEMKNADNDIEPFKELALSSAPSSGELRALERFGGFPEPLFSQNDRNLRRWHSERCERLFREDIRDVELVRDLGKMQVLSDMLPARVGSLLSANSLRGDLDLSHRAVSHWLDILESFYYHFRVYPFARGSFRSLKKEPKLYLWDWSEVPEEPARFENLVASHLLKLVHWLRDREGYKAALFFLRDTAKREADFLVAVDEKPWFAVEAKLNDENPSPHLKYFQEKLSIPFVYQVVKKDGIDRFLNGVRIISADKLLSGLK from the coding sequence ATGGTTAAAAACCGCTATTTAACCGCGCCCGTGGCCGAGGATCTCAAGGCCAAGATGGTCTTTCTCGGGGGGCCTCGGCAGGTGGGCAAAACCACCTTGGCCAAGGCCCTCGTCGGGGAGTTCTTCAACGACACCGCTTATTTCAACTGGGACAATCGCCAAGACCGCCGCCAAATCATGGCGGCCCAATGGCCCGGCCCGGCCGAGCTCATCATCCTCGATGAGATGCATAAATTCAAGGGCTGGAAGAGCTTCCTCAAGGGTCAATACGACGTCTTCCAGGAAAGATACCGTTTTCTGGTTACCGGAAGCGCCCGCATGGAGATTTATCGCCGAGGTGGAGATTCCTTGCAGGGCCGCTATCACCATTATCGCCTCCATCCCTTTTCCCTGGCCGAGATGAAAAACGCCGACAACGACATAGAGCCCTTCAAGGAGCTTGCCTTGAGCTCCGCGCCGTCGAGCGGCGAATTGCGGGCCCTGGAGCGCTTCGGAGGATTTCCGGAGCCGTTGTTTTCCCAGAACGATCGCAACCTGCGGCGTTGGCACAGCGAGCGGTGCGAGAGGCTTTTTCGCGAGGACATACGCGACGTGGAGCTGGTGCGCGACCTGGGCAAGATGCAGGTCTTGAGCGACATGCTGCCGGCCCGGGTGGGCTCGCTGCTGTCGGCCAACTCGCTTCGCGGGGACCTGGACCTAAGCCACCGGGCCGTTTCCCACTGGCTGGATATTCTCGAATCCTTCTATTATCACTTCCGGGTTTACCCCTTCGCGCGGGGCTCGTTTAGATCCCTTAAGAAGGAGCCCAAACTCTACCTTTGGGACTGGTCGGAGGTCCCAGAGGAGCCGGCGCGGTTCGAAAACCTCGTAGCCTCCCACCTGCTCAAGCTGGTCCATTGGCTGCGCGACCGGGAGGGCTACAAGGCGGCGCTTTTCTTCCTGCGTGACACGGCCAAGCGGGAGGCGGACTTCCTGGTGGCGGTGGATGAAAAGCCCTGGTTCGCGGTGGAGGCCAAGCTCAATGACGAGAACCCATCTCCCCATCTCAAGTATTTCCAGGAAAAGCTGAGTATCCCATTCGTCTACCAGGTCGTCAAAAAAGACGGGATCGACCGCTTCTTAAACGGCGTGCGGATAATCTCCGCGGACAAGCTGCTCTCCGGACTTAAGTAG
- a CDS encoding transposase — MCYPEPNMGRPKRIQFPGACYYVILQGNNRQDIFLSNQDRRYFLNLLRSYKERRSLKVYAFCLMASEVHLLIETQHANLSTVMQGFNTGYTKYFNSQHDSMGHVFQGRYRALLVDKDKFLAETTRYVHLRPVRAGLKEKPWRYVWSSCAAYVEAHNPDHLVDSEAVLKPLAKTRLAQSVRYLTYIKERLKNAHQFELPVQDGVIGGEEYLAKLANIEPVSPALARPIVVQDAKRILSEMAVKHGIEEERLVGRLQWREITAVRRQAIYRIWKETRIGVTELGRLFNRTPSAVSQLIRDMEAPTSR; from the coding sequence ATGTGCTATCCTGAACCCAACATGGGAAGGCCCAAGCGCATCCAGTTTCCTGGAGCCTGCTATTACGTCATCCTGCAGGGCAACAACCGCCAGGACATCTTCCTCTCCAACCAAGACCGGCGCTATTTCCTAAACCTCCTGCGCTCCTACAAGGAGCGCAGGAGCCTCAAGGTCTACGCCTTCTGCCTCATGGCGAGTGAAGTGCACCTCTTGATCGAAACCCAGCACGCCAACCTTTCGACGGTGATGCAGGGCTTCAACACCGGCTACACCAAGTACTTCAACAGCCAGCACGACAGCATGGGGCACGTGTTCCAGGGTCGCTACCGGGCTCTTCTGGTGGACAAGGACAAGTTCCTGGCCGAGACCACCCGCTACGTCCACCTCCGGCCGGTGCGGGCCGGACTCAAGGAAAAGCCTTGGCGCTACGTCTGGTCGAGCTGTGCGGCCTACGTGGAGGCCCACAACCCCGACCATCTGGTGGACTCCGAGGCCGTGCTCAAGCCCCTGGCCAAGACTCGGCTTGCCCAGTCCGTGCGCTACCTCACCTACATCAAGGAGCGCCTGAAAAACGCCCACCAGTTCGAGCTCCCCGTCCAGGACGGGGTGATCGGCGGGGAGGAGTACCTGGCCAAGCTCGCCAACATAGAGCCCGTTTCCCCGGCTCTGGCCCGCCCGATCGTGGTTCAGGACGCCAAGCGCATCCTCTCCGAGATGGCCGTCAAGCACGGTATCGAGGAGGAGCGGCTGGTGGGGCGGCTCCAGTGGCGGGAGATCACCGCGGTCCGCCGCCAGGCTATTTACAGGATATGGAAGGAAACCCGGATCGGGGTGACCGAGCTTGGCCGGCTCTTCAACCGCACCCCCAGCGCGGTTAGCCAGCTTATCCGGGACATGGAAGCCCCGACCTCCCGGTAG
- a CDS encoding HAMP domain-containing protein, which produces MGLTRSGLFRKFVGVMGFLALVPVAILGYQLINVSRRSVHMVHTKLVQKLAEGVDEYFRINNEKLLTGLEMLKKAPVSQRSKVLRMLAEAPYSDIAEVSILDGEGVERVKARNPLFGGGAAFASHAQEPAFRQFSRTRRKVSVVVQQGAAAALVLYYPLSSREVLRAVLSLHSLSNRIGEQRMGRTGYAVLLDHRGVPLLYPRDQFDPDKLKQFHQWPIVSSALGSSSAGSSEFVSPTGRAYIGAYAPVFFIGNAVVLLQSRQEAYRAASEMLRSAAAMIFAVACICILGATWMARRLTEPLLALTKAAESVAHGDFLAQVDIRTGDELQELADTFNRMVAQLRAYSLLHVDRLIAEQRKTEAILFSINDGIIMTDKEGKIQLANRRAIEIFELKPGESLEGKPLAEVLPEGKLRDAVLGAASRLKPDSFKEVDLSTSGSCRYLRVTAHPVLSAGRASGSGVVMAVRDVTVERELDKMKEDFLHYITHDLRNPLGSVMGFLDVLLRGIPGVLNSNQQNIVLSIKRSTSRLMNMINNILDIAKMESGKMRLQLKNVSLAGLAGKSINILESLALQKGIKMRLEASEEFSIDADPDLIERVLVNLLGNAIKYSPDLGEIALLIVDEGAQLKICVEDHGEGIPQEYLDRLFAKFEQVKGRRRGGTGLGLTISKFFVESHLGRIWIESELGRGSRFCFTLPKGLALDSEGVAYIRESVT; this is translated from the coding sequence ATGGGACTCACGCGCTCCGGTCTGTTCCGCAAATTCGTCGGGGTGATGGGATTTCTCGCCCTGGTTCCCGTGGCCATCCTCGGCTATCAGCTCATCAACGTCAGCCGCCGGAGCGTGCACATGGTGCACACCAAACTGGTCCAAAAGCTGGCCGAGGGCGTGGACGAGTATTTCCGGATCAATAACGAGAAGCTCCTGACCGGGCTTGAGATGCTCAAGAAGGCTCCGGTTTCCCAGCGCTCGAAGGTGCTGCGCATGCTGGCGGAGGCGCCTTACTCGGATATAGCGGAAGTCTCCATCCTCGACGGGGAAGGAGTCGAGCGGGTCAAAGCGCGCAATCCCCTGTTCGGGGGGGGCGCGGCTTTTGCTTCCCACGCCCAGGAACCCGCCTTCAGGCAATTTTCCCGCACCCGCAGGAAGGTCTCGGTGGTGGTCCAGCAGGGTGCTGCCGCAGCGCTCGTCCTCTACTACCCTCTCTCGTCCCGGGAGGTCCTGCGGGCGGTCCTTTCCCTTCATTCGCTTTCCAACCGCATCGGAGAGCAGCGTATGGGCCGGACGGGCTACGCGGTGCTCCTGGATCACCGCGGGGTGCCGCTTCTTTACCCACGCGATCAATTCGACCCGGACAAGCTCAAGCAATTCCACCAGTGGCCCATCGTGTCATCGGCCCTGGGGTCGAGTAGCGCTGGCTCGAGCGAGTTCGTAAGCCCCACCGGGCGCGCCTACATCGGCGCCTACGCCCCGGTATTCTTCATCGGCAACGCCGTCGTGCTCCTGCAGTCGCGCCAAGAAGCCTATCGGGCCGCCTCCGAGATGCTCCGCTCGGCGGCGGCCATGATTTTCGCGGTGGCCTGCATCTGCATCCTGGGGGCGACCTGGATGGCCCGCAGGCTCACCGAGCCCCTTCTGGCGCTGACCAAGGCGGCGGAAAGCGTGGCCCATGGCGACTTCCTGGCCCAGGTGGATATCCGCACGGGCGACGAGCTTCAGGAACTGGCGGATACCTTCAACCGCATGGTGGCTCAGCTTCGGGCCTATTCCCTCCTGCATGTGGACCGCTTGATAGCGGAGCAGCGCAAGACCGAGGCCATCCTCTTCTCCATCAACGACGGCATCATCATGACAGACAAGGAGGGCAAGATCCAGCTCGCCAACCGCAGGGCCATCGAGATCTTCGAGCTTAAACCCGGCGAGTCTCTCGAGGGCAAGCCTTTGGCCGAGGTCCTGCCGGAGGGCAAGCTGCGAGACGCCGTGCTCGGGGCGGCCTCCCGTCTCAAGCCCGACTCCTTCAAGGAGGTGGACCTTTCCACGTCCGGGAGCTGCCGTTACCTGCGAGTGACCGCCCATCCGGTCCTGAGCGCTGGCCGCGCCTCTGGTTCGGGGGTGGTGATGGCGGTTCGCGACGTGACGGTCGAGCGGGAGCTCGACAAGATGAAGGAGGACTTCCTCCATTACATCACCCACGATTTAAGAAACCCATTGGGCTCCGTGATGGGATTTCTCGACGTGCTCTTGAGGGGGATTCCCGGCGTTCTGAACTCCAATCAGCAGAATATCGTCCTCTCCATCAAGCGCTCCACGAGCCGGCTCATGAACATGATCAACAACATCCTCGACATCGCCAAGATGGAGTCGGGGAAGATGCGCCTGCAACTCAAGAATGTCTCGCTGGCGGGGCTGGCGGGAAAGTCCATCAACATCCTCGAATCCCTGGCCCTTCAGAAAGGGATCAAGATGCGCCTAGAGGCCAGCGAGGAGTTCTCGATCGACGCCGACCCTGACCTCATCGAGCGGGTGCTGGTTAATCTCCTTGGAAACGCCATCAAATATTCTCCCGATCTGGGCGAGATCGCGCTTTTGATCGTGGACGAGGGGGCGCAGCTCAAGATCTGCGTCGAGGACCACGGCGAGGGCATTCCCCAGGAGTACCTGGACCGGCTTTTCGCGAAATTCGAGCAGGTGAAGGGCCGCCGCCGCGGGGGGACGGGCCTGGGCCTGACCATCTCCAAGTTTTTCGTGGAAAGCCACCTGGGCCGCATCTGGATCGAGTCGGAGTTGGGCCGCGGCTCGCGCTTCTGCTTCACCCTTCCCAAGGGCCTGGCCCTAGACTCCGAGGGCGTGGCTTATATCCGCGAGAGCGTTACTTAG